The Marivirga salinae DNA window GTTTTGGTGGGGATGGTATTTGTTCTGAAGAAATTTTAGAGATAGAATCTGATTTGAATGGTTATTTTGAGTTTGAATTCAACTATTTAATAGAAGACCCTGAAAATGAACGTTACTTTATAAGCAGTAACTATATTAATTACCCTTACAATGTTCATAACCAAACAGGAGAAATACAAAGGGGAGAAATAAATAAAATTGATATTGAAGTTTGGAAACCTATCAAAGTAACTCTGAACTTAACTTTAAAAAATAATCATTCACCTCCATTAATATCTGAAATAAGACAGGATAATGGAAATAAATCTATTTCAGAATTTACATACAGTAAAGATACTACAAGAGAAATAGGATTATTTATTGAACCTCAACAAGAATCTTCATTAATATTTAGATATAATGAAGATTATTCTAATGGCGGACTGCATCAAATGATCGGCTTAGAATTCAAATCTTCACTTAATGATACAACTATATATTCAACTGTTGATTGTAATACTTTTTAGATGTTTATAAACTGCACTTAGATTGACTGAAAGACTAAATATCAGACCCTGAATAGAATAGAGATTAACTAATTGAAAAGGCTACACACAACACGAGGCTAAAAACAATGGCGATGTACAGGTAATTAAAAATTTCTCGCTTTTTATTACCTTTATTTGTGACAGCTAATGAAGTGGTTTAAATCCGCCACAGTTTTTTAGCCCAGTCGTTGGGCATAACACCCACGCATTAAAGAGTAAAAATAAAAACTGCAGATATCAGAAAATCTGACATTTATTATTTTACTTGAATTATAGAAATCTGTTTTAAATGAATTTACATAGGTCAATCGGCTATACTTCTGACTGGTATCACACGTTCTTATTAAGCCTAATATTGGCAACAACGATTGTAGTCGTTCTAATTTTTCTTCAACCATTTGATATTTACACGAATCAAATAGAGTATAAAAACATCAAGCTGGTTGGTTATGGTATTTGTATCATCCTACCAATATTATTGATTCATGTTTTAGAAGAGTTTTGGTATAGATTCACACTTGGAAAATGGCATATTTATCAAGAGCTAGTAATCTTGGTTTTGGGATTTTTATTGATTTCAAGTACTGCCTATTTCTATAATGTTTTAGTTGTCAATGACCTTAATATTAAACTGAATCATATGCTGCAATGGTTCACAAACTTCGGTTTACCCTTTGTCCCTATTTTTATTCCATTTTGGGTCTATCTTCGATTAAGGTTTAGTAAAATTATTGTACAACCAGACATTGATAAAAAGGAAAAGACAATTTCGATAGAAGGGTATAACCAAAATGAAGTAGTAGAATTCCTGGAAAAAGATTTTCTTATGGCAAGAGCACAATCAAATTATGTGGACATTTACTACATAAAAAATGAATTGCCTAAAAAAGAAATAATCCGATCAAAATTTGTTGATATAAAAAATAAAATTCTATCAGCAGAACAAGTCCATAGGTCATACTTAGTAAATCCTTTACAGATAAATCAGATATATGGAAATACCCGTAAAGGTTACATCAAGATAACTAAATTGGAAGAAGAGGTTCCTGTATCACCAAAATACTTTTTAGGGATAAAAAAGTATCTGCAAAATCAACCTTAAAAGTCAAGCTGATTTCACAACCTTCAAACTCATCCCAAAAGCTTCAAATCTGTCACTTAGTTTTTTTCATAAAGTAACTGCTCACGTTCTTTACCAGAATACTATTGTAATCTAATTAAAGAAATGAACAAAAAACTTAAAAATTTATCACTGGCAGCAGTCATCATTCTTGGCCTTTTATTTACCAGCTGGAAGGTCTTTAACTATTATTGGAGAACCAAAAACACTGTAAGTACATTTAAGAATTTTAAAGAACCTAAAACCGTGAGCTATTCTAATATAAAGTGGGTTTCAGGATCATATGGAGATTTAAAAACGGATATAAGTTCCTTTTTCGTAAAGGTAAAGCTAAATGGTATTGATGATTCTTTCTATATGCAGTTTGATACTGGGACGTCTCAAAGTAAACTCTATGGTAAAACTTTAAATGCCTTAAAATTAAAGTATCCTTCTTTTGAGTTCAAAAAAAGTCAGTCTGGTAATTATTGGTTAGAGTCTTCAACCTTATCAATAGGATCCGTTAGTCTCCAAGCAGACAATTTGTTGGTCTTATCCGAGCTCGGGAGTGCCGAAATAGATAGTTCATTTACGGTGCTAGGTACGATTGGTTATGATGCCATTTTTGGGAGGAAATTACTACTCGATTTCAAGAAAAATAAATTAGCCATTACAAATCATAACCTCAAAGAGCTAGAATATAAATTTAATGAAATTAAAGGCGCTAGTGTAAATCAATTCCCAATCTTATTCCCTGCAGAAGTTGATGGTGAGAATGT harbors:
- a CDS encoding LytTR family DNA-binding domain-containing protein, translating into MNLHRSIGYTSDWYHTFLLSLILATTIVVVLIFLQPFDIYTNQIEYKNIKLVGYGICIILPILLIHVLEEFWYRFTLGKWHIYQELVILVLGFLLISSTAYFYNVLVVNDLNIKLNHMLQWFTNFGLPFVPIFIPFWVYLRLRFSKIIVQPDIDKKEKTISIEGYNQNEVVEFLEKDFLMARAQSNYVDIYYIKNELPKKEIIRSKFVDIKNKILSAEQVHRSYLVNPLQINQIYGNTRKGYIKITKLEEEVPVSPKYFLGIKKYLQNQP